In one Nitrososphaera viennensis EN76 genomic region, the following are encoded:
- a CDS encoding succinate dehydrogenase/fumarate reductase iron-sulfur subunit: MATETIEKIERLDKKRAEKHSKEIQRSSITLKVLRGNRAAGEHTKYDLFEVPVQRSTTVLDALLYAKQYQDHSIGIRYSCRMASCGSCGMKINGIPRLACYTKVSELEGGVITVEPLANFPHIRDLVTDFEQFFAHHKNMQPYIHNDEADMDTKQVNRMSEFMQNPEEVDKFLQFSYCIKCGLCYSACPTVATDTKFPGPQALAQAYRYFIDNRDNASKERLDLIDDRHGIFRCHFAGSCSTVCPKGVDPALGIQLLRGHLLGFSSNEKKKAELKDRSKQ, from the coding sequence ATGGCAACAGAGACGATAGAAAAAATCGAACGCCTTGACAAAAAGCGTGCAGAAAAGCACAGCAAGGAGATCCAGAGGTCGTCGATAACCCTCAAGGTTCTCAGGGGCAACAGGGCCGCCGGCGAGCACACGAAATACGACCTCTTCGAGGTGCCCGTGCAGAGGTCCACAACCGTCCTTGACGCGCTCTTGTACGCCAAGCAGTACCAGGACCACAGCATCGGCATCCGCTACTCGTGCAGGATGGCCTCATGCGGCTCGTGCGGCATGAAGATAAACGGCATCCCCAGGCTTGCCTGCTACACCAAGGTGTCCGAGCTTGAAGGCGGCGTGATAACGGTAGAGCCCCTTGCAAACTTCCCGCACATACGCGACCTTGTCACCGACTTTGAGCAGTTCTTTGCGCACCACAAGAACATGCAGCCCTACATCCACAACGACGAGGCAGACATGGACACGAAGCAGGTGAACAGGATGTCCGAGTTCATGCAGAATCCGGAGGAAGTGGACAAGTTCCTCCAGTTCTCGTACTGCATAAAGTGCGGCCTCTGCTATTCCGCCTGCCCGACCGTGGCAACCGACACCAAGTTCCCCGGGCCCCAGGCGCTTGCGCAGGCATACCGCTATTTCATCGACAACCGCGACAACGCATCAAAGGAGCGCCTTGACCTGATTGACGACAGGCACGGGATATTCCGGTGCCACTTTGCGGGCTCGTGCAGCACGGTCTGCCCCAAGGGAGTCGACCCGGCGCTTGGCATACAGCTCTTGCGCGGTCACCTGCTTGGCTTTTCAAGCAACGAGAAAAAGAAGGCAGAGCTGAAGGATAGAAGCAAGCAATAG
- a CDS encoding tetratricopeptide repeat protein, which yields MNDHDDALESRFYRRPEKPVPATVIEMLSRFEFDSTLDYLNKLLEKEPDFEDAWEKKGMVCFLMLKYSDAVQAYDAALKINPANVRAKKGKEEAIYWLKR from the coding sequence ATGAACGACCATGACGACGCTCTTGAATCCCGGTTCTACCGTCGCCCAGAAAAGCCGGTGCCTGCAACAGTCATTGAAATGCTGAGCCGCTTTGAGTTTGATTCCACTCTGGATTACCTGAACAAGCTGCTGGAAAAAGAGCCGGACTTTGAAGATGCCTGGGAAAAGAAAGGTATGGTTTGCTTTCTAATGCTGAAATATTCTGATGCTGTTCAAGCGTACGATGCCGCGCTCAAAATCAACCCTGCAAACGTTCGGGCGAAGAAGGGCAAAGAGGAAGCTATCTACTGGCTCAAGCGCTAA
- a CDS encoding succinate dehydrogenase, whose protein sequence is MEKASADRNNREGIAGWLNPSRYGWERVSYWLQRLTGVGLLAYFIGHIYETSNLTGGIDAWNAMMELTQTPLGHMILILVIGMSTFHSANGIRLIFTHGGKGLGKPGRPDYPYDAASLNYRQKSGIWIALILAAVAMLYGASVLFGGE, encoded by the coding sequence ATGGAAAAAGCATCAGCTGACCGCAACAATCGCGAGGGCATTGCAGGATGGCTCAACCCGTCAAGGTACGGGTGGGAGCGCGTTTCGTACTGGCTGCAGAGGCTGACAGGCGTCGGCCTGCTTGCGTACTTTATAGGCCACATCTACGAAACAAGCAACCTCACGGGAGGCATCGACGCGTGGAACGCGATGATGGAGCTGACCCAGACGCCGCTTGGCCACATGATACTGATACTCGTGATAGGCATGAGCACGTTCCATTCCGCAAACGGGATACGCCTGATATTCACGCACGGAGGCAAGGGGCTTGGCAAGCCGGGAAGGCCCGACTACCCGTACGACGCCGCGTCGCTCAACTACAGGCAAAAGTCGGGGATATGGATAGCGCTAATATTGGCCGCAGTCGCAATGCTGTACGGCGCGTCGGTGCTGTTTGGAGGCGAATGA
- the lysX gene encoding lysine biosynthesis protein LysX, whose product MSAGSSGNSLTILYDTIRWEEKSLIEAAKKKGIETENIDVKNLTIRLDDDGSKKKYAGRTVLQRSVSYFKSLHATAALEGLGASVINPLRVASITGNKLFAHMEFQKAGVNTPKAIAAFSEESAAAALEEFGYPAVIKPTVGSWGRMIGLLRDRDAARAVIEDREHMFPLYHIYYFEEFVKRPPRDIRAIVVGDHVVAAIYRYSGDGEWKTNMALGGRAEVCPVTKELEDICMKATRAVGGQIVGVDLMESDADGLMVHEVNNTTEFKNTVRVTGVDIPGQMVDYALALNKR is encoded by the coding sequence GTGAGCGCAGGCAGTAGTGGCAATTCCCTTACCATACTGTACGATACGATCCGCTGGGAGGAAAAGTCCCTGATAGAGGCTGCCAAGAAAAAAGGCATCGAGACGGAGAACATTGACGTCAAGAACCTCACGATCCGCCTCGACGACGACGGCAGCAAGAAAAAATACGCCGGCAGGACAGTGCTCCAGCGGTCAGTTTCTTATTTCAAGAGCCTGCACGCGACAGCCGCGCTTGAGGGCCTCGGCGCAAGCGTGATAAACCCGCTTCGGGTCGCAAGCATCACGGGTAACAAGCTCTTTGCACACATGGAGTTTCAGAAGGCAGGGGTCAACACGCCAAAAGCGATTGCCGCATTTTCAGAAGAATCTGCTGCAGCAGCGCTTGAAGAATTCGGCTATCCTGCGGTGATAAAGCCGACGGTCGGCAGCTGGGGCAGGATGATAGGACTTTTGCGTGACAGGGACGCGGCGCGGGCGGTAATCGAGGACAGGGAGCACATGTTCCCATTGTATCATATCTACTACTTTGAAGAGTTTGTGAAGCGGCCGCCCCGGGACATCCGTGCCATCGTGGTCGGCGACCATGTTGTTGCCGCGATATACCGCTACTCCGGCGACGGCGAGTGGAAGACCAACATGGCACTTGGCGGTCGCGCAGAGGTCTGTCCGGTGACAAAGGAGCTTGAAGACATTTGCATGAAGGCCACGCGAGCGGTGGGCGGCCAGATAGTCGGAGTCGACCTGATGGAAAGCGATGCGGACGGCCTCATGGTCCACGAGGTGAACAACACGACAGAGTTCAAGAACACGGTGCGCGTGACAGGGGTGGACATCCCGGGCCAAATGGTTGATTACGCCCTTGCATTGAACAAAAGGTAG
- a CDS encoding metal-sulfur cluster assembly factor produces the protein MSTDAKNDANSTPQKGDDLQATRRKIFDELTKIVDPEIGVSIMELELVDKVDINSGKVAVDLHLTSPFCPAVFGFKIAQDVRDNIYKLAGINEVKVQVSNHFMADAINKQVNESKYPAKAA, from the coding sequence ATGAGTACCGACGCCAAGAATGACGCTAATTCCACCCCTCAAAAGGGCGACGACCTGCAAGCGACCCGCAGGAAGATTTTCGACGAGTTGACCAAGATAGTCGACCCGGAGATCGGGGTATCGATAATGGAGCTAGAGCTGGTGGACAAGGTTGACATCAACTCTGGCAAGGTCGCAGTCGACTTGCATTTGACAAGCCCGTTCTGCCCCGCAGTGTTTGGCTTCAAGATCGCGCAGGACGTGCGCGACAACATCTACAAGCTGGCAGGCATAAACGAGGTCAAGGTGCAGGTGAGCAACCACTTTATGGCAGACGCCATAAACAAGCAAGTGAACGAGAGCAAGTACCCTGCAAAGGCCGCCTGA
- the lysW/argW gene encoding alpha-aminoadipate/glutamate carrier protein LysW — MVNCPECDAEIKIPADSIEGEIVTCPDCGASYELVKAASGFDIKPAQVVGEDWGQ, encoded by the coding sequence ATGGTCAACTGTCCAGAATGTGACGCAGAGATCAAGATTCCCGCCGACTCGATAGAGGGCGAAATAGTCACGTGCCCCGACTGCGGCGCCAGCTACGAACTGGTAAAAGCAGCGTCAGGCTTTGACATAAAACCAGCTCAGGTTGTCGGCGAGGACTGGGGTCAGTGA
- a CDS encoding succinate dehydrogenase: MKIHYITGIAAIFVVGVHIMMRLVMPYGMSLEYENVIANYHNIPYVVLLESILVLVAIHGFNGLRIILLEMRQSRNWEGMVTAVTIAAMIGIVAYGTRTIIVANGFSLG, translated from the coding sequence ATGAAAATCCACTACATCACGGGAATAGCCGCGATATTCGTGGTCGGAGTGCACATCATGATGCGCCTCGTGATGCCTTACGGGATGAGCCTCGAGTACGAGAACGTGATAGCAAACTACCATAACATCCCGTACGTCGTGCTCCTGGAGTCGATACTGGTACTGGTGGCAATCCACGGCTTTAACGGCCTGCGAATCATCCTGCTTGAGATGAGGCAGAGCAGGAACTGGGAAGGCATGGTGACTGCAGTCACAATCGCCGCGATGATCGGAATAGTGGCATACGGGACCCGCACCATAATCGTGGCAAACGGGTTTTCGCTAGGGTGA
- the argH gene encoding argininosuccinate lyase encodes MYRSRPKGRMDDDVLAFLSSIEHDQSILYYDIVGSEAHSVMLHEIGIISQPELKKILSALEAAKKNPGLIETEGAEDIHEALEAFVIKQAGIDAGGKMHTARSRNDQVVLDVRMKVRDDINELCATLADLIDTLVKKAEKNKDAIMPLYTHLQQGQLGTFSHVMLAYADALSRDFERIYNTFGRINQSPLGACAIAGTSIGINRKRTAILLGFDGLVRNSLDATTSRDSFVEYVAALAILASTLARMAEDLIIWSTQEFGFVELDDRYSSTSSAMPQKKNPDPLELTRAKAAIIAGRLASMLGMVKGLPSGYSRDLQDVKPQLLEASATAISTLKVMEGVISTLTVKKKKMLDTSAKSYAISLDIAEQLVAKNGVPFRSAHKVVGALVSRAAEKDVPLAALGTKDISIALEQAKQKEIKPDELAKIVKEMTPEKSIESRRSAGSPNPKEQDEMIKMARSRVAGYREGTKKRTKYVKGCLDNLAKTVAKYMQA; translated from the coding sequence GTGTACCGCTCAAGGCCGAAGGGCAGGATGGACGACGACGTGCTTGCGTTCCTCTCGTCGATAGAGCACGACCAGTCCATACTCTACTACGACATTGTAGGAAGCGAGGCCCACTCGGTGATGCTCCACGAAATAGGCATCATCAGCCAGCCGGAGCTAAAAAAGATCCTTTCAGCCCTGGAAGCGGCAAAAAAGAACCCGGGCCTCATCGAGACGGAGGGCGCCGAGGACATCCACGAGGCCCTTGAAGCGTTTGTGATAAAGCAGGCAGGGATCGACGCGGGTGGCAAGATGCACACCGCCCGCTCGCGCAACGACCAGGTCGTGCTTGATGTCAGGATGAAGGTGCGCGACGACATTAACGAATTGTGCGCTACGCTTGCAGACCTCATTGACACGTTGGTGAAAAAAGCAGAGAAAAACAAGGACGCGATAATGCCCCTTTATACTCATTTGCAGCAGGGCCAGCTGGGCACGTTTTCGCATGTCATGCTTGCGTACGCGGACGCGCTTTCCCGTGATTTTGAGCGCATCTACAACACTTTTGGCAGGATAAACCAGTCGCCGCTTGGCGCCTGCGCCATCGCAGGCACGAGCATCGGAATCAACCGCAAGCGCACGGCAATACTCCTCGGGTTTGACGGGCTGGTGCGCAACTCGCTTGACGCAACCACTTCCCGCGACTCGTTTGTGGAATACGTTGCGGCCCTTGCGATACTTGCCTCCACGCTTGCAAGGATGGCAGAGGACCTCATAATATGGTCCACGCAGGAGTTTGGCTTTGTCGAGCTTGACGACCGATACAGCTCTACTTCAAGCGCAATGCCGCAGAAAAAGAACCCGGACCCACTGGAGCTGACGCGGGCCAAGGCCGCGATAATCGCAGGCAGGCTTGCGTCCATGCTTGGAATGGTCAAGGGCCTGCCTTCGGGCTACAGCCGCGACCTGCAGGACGTCAAGCCGCAGCTGCTTGAAGCGTCTGCCACTGCGATAAGCACGTTAAAGGTGATGGAAGGTGTGATAAGCACCCTGACAGTGAAAAAGAAAAAGATGCTCGACACTTCGGCAAAGAGTTACGCCATATCGCTTGATATTGCCGAGCAGCTTGTGGCAAAAAATGGCGTGCCGTTCCGCAGCGCGCACAAAGTCGTCGGCGCGCTTGTTTCACGCGCGGCAGAAAAGGACGTGCCCCTTGCGGCGCTTGGCACAAAGGACATCTCTATTGCGCTAGAGCAGGCCAAGCAGAAGGAAATCAAGCCGGACGAATTGGCAAAGATAGTGAAAGAGATGACGCCGGAAAAGTCAATAGAGTCCCGCAGGTCTGCTGGTTCGCCCAATCCCAAAGAACAAGATGAAATGATCAAGATGGCCAGGTCAAGGGTGGCAGGATACCGCGAAGGCACCAAGAAAAGGACGAAATACGTCAAGGGCTGCCTTGACAACCTTGCGAAAACCGTCGCCAAGTACATGCAAGCCTAG
- a CDS encoding succinate dehydrogenase/fumarate reductase flavoprotein subunit: MVDTISHDVLIIGSGLAGLRAAIAAAATDKNLSIGVISKVQVMRSHSVSAEGGTAAVLYEEEGDNQESHVYDTIKGSDFLADQDVAERLVRNMPFEIYQLDHWGMPWSRRKDGRIAQRKFGGYSFPRATFAQDKVGFYEMQTLYDTCLKHGNIHFYNEWFCTSILRDSAFQGITAIEIKTGNFTVFKAPAGIICTGGAGRIYSFSTYAFSSTPDGIDMAFRAGLAMKDMEFVQFHPTGIMPSGILITEGARGEGGYLINNKGERFMSKYAPGKMELAPRDVVSRSMIREIQEGRGFKHETGFDCLKLDLTHLGDERIKEVLAGIREIGIKFSGVDIIDEPIEVRPVCHYMMGGIHANIDGATELPGLWTAGEAACNSTHGANRLGANSTSECIVWGRITGELAAQYASARKSKPIEISQVQVADEEKRIYDGLFRGSGGVNPYQVRKELTDTMDEKAYVFRNEEGLASALKKVRELKAAMWKHVDDKAKEYNTNFVNVMETDSMLRTAEVVLVGALNRRESRGAHSRTDYPNRDDTNFLSHTLAYHTPDGPRMAWHPVTFTRYAPVERKY, translated from the coding sequence TTGGTTGACACCATATCGCACGATGTCCTCATAATCGGCTCGGGGCTTGCAGGCCTGCGCGCGGCCATTGCAGCCGCTGCTACTGACAAGAACCTGAGCATCGGAGTCATTTCCAAGGTGCAGGTCATGCGCTCCCACTCTGTTTCCGCAGAGGGCGGGACCGCGGCCGTGCTGTACGAGGAGGAAGGCGACAACCAGGAATCCCACGTCTACGACACGATAAAGGGGAGCGACTTTCTTGCAGACCAGGACGTGGCAGAGCGCCTAGTCCGCAACATGCCGTTTGAAATATATCAATTGGACCACTGGGGGATGCCGTGGTCAAGGCGCAAGGACGGAAGGATTGCCCAGCGCAAGTTCGGGGGCTACTCGTTTCCCCGCGCGACTTTTGCGCAGGACAAGGTCGGCTTTTACGAGATGCAGACGCTGTACGACACGTGCCTGAAGCACGGCAACATCCACTTTTACAACGAGTGGTTCTGCACTTCGATACTGCGCGACTCGGCTTTCCAGGGAATCACCGCCATCGAAATAAAGACGGGCAACTTTACGGTATTCAAGGCGCCGGCAGGAATAATATGCACGGGCGGAGCCGGCAGGATATACAGCTTTTCCACGTACGCGTTTTCGTCGACTCCAGACGGCATCGACATGGCATTTCGCGCCGGCCTTGCCATGAAGGACATGGAGTTTGTGCAGTTCCACCCGACAGGCATCATGCCGTCAGGCATCCTCATCACGGAAGGTGCAAGGGGCGAGGGCGGCTATCTGATAAACAACAAGGGCGAGCGCTTTATGAGCAAGTACGCGCCCGGCAAGATGGAGCTGGCTCCCCGCGACGTGGTGTCGCGCTCTATGATAAGGGAGATACAGGAGGGCAGGGGCTTCAAGCACGAGACCGGCTTTGACTGTTTAAAGCTGGACCTGACGCACCTTGGCGACGAGCGCATCAAGGAGGTGCTTGCAGGCATCAGGGAAATAGGGATAAAATTCTCCGGCGTCGACATCATCGACGAGCCTATCGAAGTGAGGCCGGTGTGCCACTACATGATGGGAGGCATCCACGCCAACATCGACGGCGCGACAGAGCTTCCGGGATTATGGACCGCTGGCGAGGCCGCATGCAACAGCACGCACGGCGCAAACCGCCTTGGCGCCAATTCCACTTCAGAGTGCATAGTGTGGGGCAGGATAACGGGCGAGCTTGCGGCGCAGTACGCGTCTGCCCGCAAGTCAAAACCAATCGAGATTTCGCAGGTGCAGGTCGCAGACGAGGAAAAGCGCATCTACGACGGCCTGTTCAGGGGATCGGGCGGCGTAAACCCGTACCAGGTGCGCAAGGAGCTGACCGACACGATGGACGAAAAGGCTTATGTGTTCAGGAACGAGGAGGGGCTGGCGTCAGCCCTGAAAAAAGTGCGCGAGCTGAAAGCGGCCATGTGGAAGCACGTCGACGACAAGGCCAAGGAATACAACACCAATTTCGTAAACGTCATGGAGACCGACTCGATGCTCCGCACCGCAGAGGTGGTGCTAGTGGGGGCGCTCAACCGCAGGGAATCCCGCGGGGCGCACTCAAGGACCGACTATCCAAACCGCGACGACACCAACTTCTTAAGCCACACTCTCGCTTACCATACGCCGGATGGCCCCAGGATGGCATGGCATCCGGTGACCTTTACGCGCTATGCGCCAGTGGAGAGGAAGTACTGA
- a CDS encoding LeuA family protein, whose amino-acid sequence MSLKSDDPNYYAHMYNRMGGPDAATSGRKIRILDSTLREGEQHPGVNFTTKQRIQIAWMLDSFGVDQIEISPVVSPDHVEATKTIIKQGLRADIVAHVRAIKSDVDIAIGCGATWVATYMGISDIHLAAKLKISREEAKIRALEVADYIKSHGLKSRFTMEDASRTEPEFLIDMCKEMNRRGIERISIPDTVGIMRPRGMFSLVKMVYDNIDRSKTSLDVHCHNDIGLALANALAGCEAGADQIHTTIDGFGERTGIPALAETAVALSLIYRANNDLRLHMIKDLSRTMSEYVDLGIPESKPIVGDSAYKHKAGTHLAAILRNPAAYEILEPKAVGNRRKIVFGELAGKNGAAYLLSLLGLETSKHEAEQLAKGLKELRMGDILELYLDDRLERKILNDAPMKIGQKE is encoded by the coding sequence ATGTCGCTAAAATCAGATGATCCGAACTATTACGCACACATGTACAATAGGATGGGAGGCCCGGACGCCGCAACTTCGGGCCGCAAGATAAGGATTCTGGACAGCACGCTCCGCGAAGGCGAGCAGCACCCAGGAGTCAACTTTACCACAAAGCAGAGGATCCAGATAGCATGGATGCTCGACTCTTTTGGAGTCGACCAGATAGAGATAAGCCCGGTAGTCTCGCCGGACCACGTTGAGGCAACCAAGACGATAATCAAGCAGGGACTGCGCGCTGACATTGTCGCGCATGTGCGTGCTATCAAATCGGACGTCGACATTGCAATAGGCTGCGGCGCAACATGGGTTGCGACCTACATGGGCATTTCCGACATCCACCTTGCTGCAAAACTAAAGATTAGCAGAGAGGAGGCCAAGATACGCGCACTAGAGGTTGCGGATTACATCAAGTCGCACGGCTTGAAGTCGCGCTTTACGATGGAGGACGCAAGCAGGACCGAGCCAGAGTTCCTAATCGACATGTGCAAGGAGATGAACAGGCGCGGCATTGAAAGGATAAGCATCCCGGACACGGTGGGCATCATGCGCCCGCGCGGCATGTTCAGCCTGGTAAAGATGGTGTACGACAACATCGACAGGTCCAAGACGTCTCTTGACGTGCACTGCCACAACGATATTGGGCTTGCCCTGGCAAACGCGCTTGCCGGCTGCGAGGCAGGGGCAGACCAGATACACACCACGATAGACGGCTTTGGCGAGCGCACCGGAATCCCGGCGCTTGCCGAGACTGCAGTCGCGCTTTCGCTCATCTACAGGGCCAACAACGACCTGCGCCTCCACATGATAAAGGACCTGTCAAGGACCATGTCAGAGTACGTCGACCTTGGCATCCCCGAGTCAAAGCCCATCGTCGGCGACAGCGCGTACAAGCACAAGGCCGGCACGCACCTTGCGGCAATCCTTCGCAACCCGGCGGCGTACGAGATCCTGGAACCCAAGGCGGTAGGCAACAGGCGCAAGATAGTGTTTGGCGAGCTTGCAGGCAAGAACGGCGCGGCGTACCTGCTTTCCCTTCTTGGGCTGGAGACAAGCAAGCATGAGGCCGAGCAGCTTGCAAAGGGTCTGAAGGAGCTGCGCATGGGCGACATACTCGAATTGTACCTGGACGACAGGCTGGAGAGAAAGATACTTAATGACGCGCCCATGAAGATAGGGCAGAAGGAGTAA
- a CDS encoding sialidase family protein, whose amino-acid sequence MDLGEIVSISNDSGFYATSPFVAFSHKSNSLYVIWQKTRGIYGNIEHFKGQKKSASIVYRISKDNGRTFGDVITLHEFKGPSSFSPRTAFSPLNENRVFLAWVDKSSPKKLDVYFSRNSENEDDDRFGEPVMISDEKTGVCSSEGSNDLSNFGPGRPSETYDTVTPYIAAGNDNNVYVMWVESTTAKKMSEVAQPESKEAATSISFGPGETDKAAKYMEDQIRKSLERAPKYRFSVRVFLRASNDGGKTFGKKIDLLETSFDSQGGPQVISPTGPHAIGKNVYVIINPLGRDSDNARVRIFASTDKGQTFEERTGLSKTVSSIGSKIISARAEVASKQHDSLYLLLEVASHGEEEAVPTPFSFPRAPLIFVKSTDAGRTFGNPVHVGIDGPISSHSSFAVSPDGNNVHVAYVDMSNPAEGLFDMMKKGTLTGARQIYQLFEESDSGYVFVRSSNNGGISFEERTKLEDSKNTASISSFATYILLLPSDRGLYALKAKYIAHPKDEQKPSFADAEVLLWHKNTGEKSAAGPFKISGDSGGESSGPRGIIVEKENRNPEIYLVWQTDRHTDHADVFFRRLQTG is encoded by the coding sequence TTGGACCTTGGCGAGATTGTCAGCATCAGCAATGACAGTGGCTTTTACGCCACGTCGCCTTTTGTGGCGTTCTCCCACAAGAGCAATTCTCTCTATGTAATATGGCAAAAGACTAGGGGAATATATGGCAATATTGAACACTTCAAAGGGCAGAAAAAGAGCGCCAGCATTGTCTACAGGATAAGCAAAGACAATGGCAGGACTTTTGGCGATGTCATAACTTTACACGAGTTTAAGGGACCCAGTAGCTTTTCTCCTCGGACCGCATTTTCGCCCTTGAACGAAAATAGAGTCTTTTTGGCATGGGTTGACAAAAGCTCTCCGAAAAAACTTGACGTTTACTTTTCAAGAAATTCAGAAAATGAGGATGATGACAGATTTGGAGAACCGGTTATGATCAGCGACGAGAAGACAGGAGTTTGCAGCAGCGAGGGTAGCAATGATTTGAGTAACTTTGGCCCTGGCCGGCCTTCTGAAACGTACGATACAGTAACCCCGTACATTGCCGCTGGAAACGACAACAACGTCTATGTTATGTGGGTCGAATCGACCACGGCGAAAAAAATGTCCGAAGTGGCGCAGCCGGAATCAAAAGAAGCCGCAACGAGCATTTCTTTTGGCCCAGGCGAGACGGACAAAGCCGCAAAATACATGGAAGACCAAATTAGAAAGAGCCTTGAGAGAGCCCCAAAATACAGATTTTCAGTCAGAGTATTTCTGAGGGCAAGTAACGATGGTGGAAAGACCTTTGGAAAGAAAATTGACCTCCTAGAAACCAGTTTTGACAGTCAAGGCGGGCCGCAGGTAATTTCGCCAACCGGCCCGCACGCCATTGGCAAGAATGTATACGTTATTATCAACCCTCTAGGAAGAGATTCAGACAACGCCAGAGTCCGCATCTTTGCAAGCACAGACAAGGGTCAGACTTTTGAGGAAAGAACCGGTCTGAGCAAAACTGTATCTAGCATAGGCAGCAAGATAATTTCTGCAAGAGCCGAAGTAGCCTCTAAACAGCACGACTCTCTGTACCTCCTATTAGAGGTAGCAAGCCATGGCGAAGAGGAGGCAGTTCCAACTCCATTTTCGTTTCCCCGGGCACCGCTGATTTTCGTGAAAAGCACGGATGCAGGAAGAACGTTTGGCAATCCCGTCCATGTTGGCATCGATGGCCCAATCAGCTCGCATTCTTCATTTGCAGTCTCGCCTGATGGCAACAACGTGCATGTAGCATATGTCGACATGAGCAATCCGGCGGAAGGCTTGTTTGATATGATGAAAAAAGGAACGCTCACTGGCGCCCGGCAGATATACCAACTGTTTGAAGAAAGTGACAGCGGTTATGTTTTTGTCAGATCTAGCAATAATGGAGGCATTAGTTTTGAGGAACGTACAAAACTTGAGGATAGCAAGAATACAGCATCAATTTCTTCTTTTGCAACATACATCCTGTTGCTTCCCTCTGATAGAGGACTGTATGCTTTGAAAGCCAAGTATATTGCCCATCCAAAAGATGAACAAAAGCCTAGTTTTGCAGATGCAGAAGTACTTTTATGGCACAAAAATACGGGTGAGAAATCAGCTGCAGGACCATTCAAAATTAGTGGAGATTCTGGAGGAGAGTCAAGTGGACCTCGCGGAATAATAGTTGAGAAGGAAAACAGGAACCCTGAAATCTATCTAGTGTGGCAGACTGATCGGCATACAGATCATGCTGACGTATTCTTTAGAAGGCTGCAAACAGGATAG